The Lycium ferocissimum isolate CSIRO_LF1 chromosome 8, AGI_CSIRO_Lferr_CH_V1, whole genome shotgun sequence DNA segment AGTCCTTCATTTTTGTGCTTTTGCCATCCACCGGTATCGGCTTTTGAGTGAATCCAGTAGTAGAAAATGGATCCGATCATTGATAATAAAGTCAGGGCGGCGCCAGCAGCGAATACGCCTTTTCGGAGGGTGGCACACGACAAGTGGTCAGCTAGGAAAACCCCGCGATACTTTGTATGATATGCATTCCTTGCTGATCCAGCCAATAAGCATGCTTCCGCTCCTAAAAAGCTAACCCTGTTTGTCATTCAAAAGAAGTAAGGAATAGCTTTATGTAATTCTAGTGCCATCAAGTTTCAGTGGCTGCTTTAGATGACTTTAGATAGAGAGGTTAAGcaggaaaaggaaaagatcaACAGATGTGCTAAATGGATTTACATGCACAAGTAACTATCGTGATGACGGCCATAGACTACGAGccaaaaggtaaaaaaaaatgtgatagAGGAGATGTCAAAGTATACTGAAGGTATCTCTGAGAATTTTGCTAGTATTCTCAATCCCCTCTCCCCTGTTCCCTCcccttctcctttcttttcattttgggGAACAAAGTTGATTTTGTTCTTATTTCTTCATGCTTATACAATCATGGTTAACTGAAATGTATAATTACTCTAATATTTAACTGCTAAAGTTAACTTGCTTGGTTTGATGTAAACAACAAGTACGAGTAACTATCTAACGTCCTTCTTATCCCCTTTTTAGTCTTCAACTCTGTTACCATTTTAAATTATCGGAGGAGCTGGTTCGGGACTCTGGCAGGCATGAGATCAGGATAAGGGCAAACTACTAAAGAAATTTCTTTGAATTGATTTTTTAGTTTTACATTAATAAATAACTTTTATTTTCCCTAGTTAAGTCTCTCTGAAAAATGACACCGAGGAACAATTAAAAAtagggaattttacataaatgactacactttgggGGTTTAAAATTTGCCATAGCTacagtttcaatatttacattgcGTAGCTACAGTTTCCCAGCTGTATTCAAAAAATGGCTCGCTGTATTCATAAAACGGCTtagctgtattcatgaatacaacgaataaaattttttcaaaaattcttttcactGTATTCAAGTCATACGCATTCAACTCGATTTTTGTATTCACGTCAATTGTATTCAACTCAGTTGTATTCATTTATAGAaacttttacattgtattcactttattgtatttgaaaatcagtggtattcaaacaacataaatacaaaaaaaattgtattcagCTTGCACAACTGAGttgaattttcccaaaaaaaataacgaatacactcaaatactgaatacaagaaataaaattcattgtattcatttgtatacacttcaaaTTTACTGTATTCATTTTGTATACAAAAAGATCTCCTTCGAAATACATGCGATAAAACACTGTATACACTATGTATACACTccaatttgaaattaaaaaaaaataaaaagctcaGATCTGAGCCGCCACCGGAAAACGACCGGAGGCAGCAACGAcgtagataaaaaaaaaaagctttctctctctaagaaaacaataaagctcagatatgttgttgatgatgaggAGGTGGCGACGGCGGCGGCAGCGATGAATGACGCCAGATCCGAGCATAGCTCCGGCGGactttgaagctttgaagcCATTAATGTAACTTTggagctttctctctctagaaaaacaaagagaTTTAAGGATAGAGAGAGAACAGCGACGGTGGTGGAACTCGCCGGAGATCTCCATGGTGGCAGGTGGCGGTGGAGAAAGAAGAAGCGGCAGTGGAGATCTCCatggttgttgaagcaaaaaAGAAGACGGCTTGGAGAGAAATGTGAtggaggagagagaaaatggaggaaaatgggaGGAGATTGTGAGAGAATAGAGAGAAAATAGTCTTAAATAttaaatacaatataattttactATACTAGTTATCTTGTGTAATTGACATATATGATTTAGCTATGAGATGTAATTTAGGCAAaatatagctactaaatataaataaggcTTAATGTTCTCCATACCATGTAGATTTCCCTTAAAAATAAGAAGTATGGTCCCAGAATCTATTAGTTTTCTTTGAGAGGATTAAGAATTGAAAGTGCAGGGAGAAGAGAATTACACTAGCCATTGTAGCTTTGTATGAGAGACAATAATTTAACTtatcaaaaaagagaaaatgaaagataacAATTTTTTTGGATGACGATTGTGTTCCAGTACAACTTGCGCGCATCTTGACTAATCCCACcgggtacctgctacctccAATCAGTAAGGTACCGGATAACTCTACACACCAAGGCTTAGCCAAATGGGAATAATTCACCTAgtaaaacttttttttgtttttgttggaaTTTTGAACCCGAGACCTCATGGCCCCCCATTCCACACCCTTGAGTGTGAAAGACAACAAATGTAAAGCTTTGCTGGCATAGGCAGGGGCGATTTTATGTACTAAttttgggtcacgtgaacacatggtctctCCATAAAAttaggtattttatgtatatatttttaaaaattggtaTAATATTAACTGCAGGAACACATGCTACAAGAAGGCtaaatggtgcacttggttgaatgttgagttatttaccCAGAGGCCTAGGGATCAATTCCCACTTAATACATTTttacttctttgtttttttagtGGTGAACCCATTCTCTAGAAATCCTAGATTCGGCTCTGGGCATAGGAAGGCAAAGGGTGACTTGTTAGGTGTTTGAACTGTTGGTGCGAACTAAGCTTTCGAGTTTGGGAGGAAGTGAACATGAGGACGAATAGAAATACGCGAGAACAACAATTAAGCTTCTCCGGCGAAACAATGTTAAACAACAATATTACTATACCTTAATCCCAAACAAATTAGGAGTCGATTGTATGAATCTTGTGTAACCATTCTGCTCTATTCGGGCATAAATCATTCGTGCTAACTCCATCAAACTAGTGGTACAATTTACTGCTCATAATTCTACCTCCTGTCTCATCTCCCTTTCCTAATTTATGCAGACACTAACTGatcacaaaaataaagaaaacactAACCAGAACTGGTTAAAAGTTACATATGTATTCTTCCAAAAGGAAAATAGTATCATCACATATTGATTCCGTATTggtattactattcatgtttcTTCCTAATTATCTTGTGTAAACATACAACATTTGCTAAGGCTCATAGTTCATGAGATAACAGGACCAACTGCTGtacaagaatttaaaaaaagtcaaaactcACCTCAGCAGAACTCCAAAATAGTTTCATTATCTCTCAACCACTAATTTTAGTGCCGGTAAGATTGGAGCAAACATCCAGTGGTAATTCAAAGATCCATCAAGGGTTTGCACTTGTTACAGGTATCACAGCTACTCACATAACAACTTAATGAATCAATTTCCTCAGTGAAAAAGTTAAATTGGTTTTGAGCATTTCTTTACCTATTGCACAAGTACAATCACAACTTAATGTCACACTATAAAGGTCAGAATTTATCTAGTGACACTGATTTGGCTCAAATAAAAAGAATGTAAACCGTGGATGAAAGAGAGGGGTACAGAACTTCATCAAAATGGTGCAAACAGACAGGAAGAATAAGGTCACTAATGAAACTCTGGAATACTTAACATCCAACTACAGTTACTCTATGGCAAGTTTAAGTTATTAGTTTATAATTCAAGAACTAGTCAATCTTAACTTCCCAGCTCTTCAATCTGAACCTAAAAGAGAGGAAAGGACAGTTACTGCTGCCTAATAGACATTGCTATTTCAGCGTCTAATGAGCATTTACACGTTGCTACTGGCAAAGCTAAAGGCTAGAGGACACAAAAATGATGATGGTACAGCACAAGAAGACATTACTTTCTGGAGAAAACAAACagaaataaaacatgtaacagAGAAGGGCTTGAAAGCTTCATTCTCCTTTATTCTAGCAAGAGTGAGAAAAGCTCAAACATTTGAGACGCCTGCTTGAGTAATATACCATAAATACAACTACAAGCTAACCTAACCAAATCGAAAGGCTGTATAGACACATTAATACTAATCACCAAGCATAGAAACACACAGATACATGCAAAGGGTACTAAGCAATATCAACACTTAAACAAGTAGTGATCCACCAATGACCAACCATCCAACAAACAGAACCGATTAAGACTAATTGACAAAAACAACCTCATTGCCTAAATCACGTGAATATTTTAAACTCTAAGCAGTGCATGCACTATAACCAGAGCGTAAAAAATAGTGGCAAAAGAATGTAATTTAACCGAGAATAAGAGGGAAAACAGAGAACCATATTCTTACCAGGAGAAGACAAAGAAGAAAATGGCACAAGTAGTAGAACTACCACCCATCATTCCTCTTCCAAAACATAAGCACTTGGTAACGCCATTAACCAACACTTGGCTAATCAGTAGCAACCCAAATGCTGCCAACCCGTACACCGTGGAAGCGTCCGTTCCATACACACAGTACGTTCTTTCATCATACTTATCCGGTACTACTTTCGCCTTCACAAACACAAAACAACATTGAAAATTCAATCTTTAATTACACAGAAACgaaagaaaaacccaaaaaaagtgaattaacTACACCCGGaaaacataacaacaactaagCGTCAATTCGAAGCAAGTTGGAGTCTGCTATATGAATCCTCGCGTATCATGCAACTATACccataaaccaaaaaaaaaaaaaaacgattcCAAACTTTAACTATACCAAGAAAACAAAATCACCAAAAAGTTTAATCTTGAACTAGACACAAAAAAGTAAAACCAAAAACTCAATCTTTACAACACCCAGAAGCTAAACAGCACCCCATAAAAATCATATCTTTAACTACagcaagaaacaaaaaaacacCCAGAAAGTTCAATCTTTAACTATTGAACTCCATCCAGAATACCCCAAAACCCAACAAATTCAATCTTTGACTATTCAACTCCATCCagaaacaccaaaaaaaaaaaaaatcatttttaactATTCAACACCATCCAGCAACACCAAACACCCAAAAAAGAATCAATCTTTAACTATTGAACTCCATTTGGAAACACCAAAAACCCAGAAAAATCCAATCTTTAACTATTCAACTCCATTTAGAAACACcaaacacccaaaaaaaaaatcaatctctAACCATTTAACTCCATCCAGAAGCACCAAACACCCAAGAAGTTCAATCTTTAACTATTCAACTCCATTTAGAAACACCAAACACCCAAAAAAATCAATCTTCAACTATTCAACTCCATCCAGAAGTACcaaacacccaaaaaaaaaatcaatctctAACCATTCAACTCCATCCAAAAACACCAAACACCCAAGAAGTT contains these protein-coding regions:
- the LOC132067624 gene encoding uncharacterized protein LOC132067624 — encoded protein: MGVSIPVLVIVIALHLIAFVLAVGAERRRSTAKVVPDKYDERTYCVYGTDASTVYGLAAFGLLLISQVLVNGVTKCLCFGRGMMGGSSTTCAIFFFVFSWVSFLGAEACLLAGSARNAYHTKYRGVFLADHLSCATLRKGVFAAGAALTLLSMIGSIFYYWIHSKADTGGWQKHKNEGLGMATSNYNESTERKG